The genomic DNA AAGGATGAAGCAGACAAAAATATAGGTGGAGCGTTTTTGCGAATGGCAGAAAAAAGTGAAAAGAAAAAAAAGAAAGAAATTAATAGGAAAAGTATAAATGAGAGAAGAAATGCTTTGGAACTAAAAGAAGATCGAAAAGCAAAAGTCAAAAAAGAGCTAGAAGATAAGAGAAAAAAAATAATTGAGGAAAAACAAGTAAAAGAAGAAGATACTCAAAAAACACTCAAGATAAAAGAAGAGTTAGAAAAAGAAAAAAAACATCTTGAAAAAATTAAAAAGGAAAAAACTGAAAAGAAAAAAAGAAAAAAAATCGAAGACAGTTTGGCTGAAATAAAAAAGAGAGAAAAAGAAAAGAAAGAGAAAAAGAAAAGAATTAAAAAGAAAATAAAATTATTTAAACACAAGGCTCATAAAAGAATTCTCGACACATGGCTTGAGATAAAAGAAAGAAGAAAAAAAATAGTTATATCTATTCTCCTGTTGATAATTTCTTCTTTGCTTATTTATTTATTTTTTGTAGTTATTCTAGTTAGATTTAATCCGGATAATAAAGTAAGTAGATTTATAGCTGACTTTATGCCAGTCCCTGCACTCATTTCCTCTTCAGGTGCTCTCGAATATTATGATTATATTGATAAAAAAAGTATTATTATTTCAGAGCTTAATGTGAATGACCCAGCCAGTATTAACAAGGTATTTGCACTGGATTTTGTATTAAATAGTTTGGTTAAAAAATACAATATTAATTACAGAGACGAGAACTTCAAAGCTCAAGTTGAGCAAAGCTTGTTAACCGATCTGGATGTAAACAATGTTGCGATTAAAAGAATAGGCAAAATTAAGAGTCTAATAGAAGAAGGTGGTAATTTTGTACAAGTTTCTGAGAAGTATGGTGATCAGGTTGATAAAGTTGATTTTAAAAATGAGGAAGAGGCTTTAGAGTCTTTTGGAAGCTCGCTAGCTGGTCTTAGAATTGACGAGGTTAGTGATATTGTTGTTCACTCAGATGGATACTATATTTTCAAAAGATATAAAAAGAATAATACATTTTCTCTAAGCTATGTCTATATATCGTCAGTTACTCTTGATGAGTATTTGAATGAAAAAGCGACAAAATTAAAGATTTGGAGCTTGGTTGATTAGTTTTATAGATAAGAAATGAATATGAATTCAAGAATTCAGAGAATTACTGCGAAGGGGATTATTTATAGAGATAATAAAATTTTGTTATTGAAAGATTCAAAAAATGTTTGGGAGTTACCTGGAGGAAAAATTGAATTTGGAGAAAGTCCCGAAATTTCTTTAGTAAGAGAATTTAGAGAAGAAATAGGTTGGAATGATCTAGGCATAGGCAAACTTGTTGATGTGTGGGATT from Patescibacteria group bacterium includes the following:
- a CDS encoding NUDIX hydrolase, whose translation is MNSRIQRITAKGIIYRDNKILLLKDSKNVWELPGGKIEFGESPEISLVREFREEIGWNDLGIGKLVDVWDFTSTFETIDYQFLVVVFACNSTEEKIVLDKESIEYDWVAVSEIEKLKMKDGYKNSINKFLKEI